DNA sequence from the Arthrobacter crystallopoietes genome:
CAGCTGCCGTGAGGTGGGCCACGACCTGCTCGACATCCCAGTGCCCGCACAAAGTACCGCGCCTCCATTGCTCTGCCCTGAGGCCCGAGAGATCTTCTGCCAAAGCGGCCCGTTCGGCGTGCGCCAACTTCCAGAGCCGGTCGTTTTGCTGTCGTTTCCTATCGCTGCGTCCACGCTTCATGGGTGACCTGGCTCATGCGTTGACGTGCTTGCTGCCGCCTCGAAGAGTCGGGATGCCCCGGCTCCTTTGAATTTCTCCTGGGACACCACGCGCCCGGAGACTGCGAGGAGCAGATCGATCGAGTCGGCCTCGACTTCGTCGCCCTGCCCCCAGCTCACGCCGGTCTTACTGTCGATCAGCCGCAATCCTGCTACCCGCTCGCGTCCACCTCCAAAGGAGACAGGGGTGCGCAGTTGGTAGGCCAAGGCCTGTGCGACGGCAGGTTCGGGGTAGCAGCCGGCAATGCCCAGAGGCCGGCGTATATCCTCTCCGTGCACTATGGCTTCGACCAGACGTGTTGCGAGGTTTGCTGGCGGTGTGCGCCTGAGGTCTGTAGCTGCCTGCAGCGCGCCGAGTGTGTCCTGCGGATTCTGCCGTTGCTCTCGGGCGATGCCATTCACGTTTGCCAGGTCGAAGTCCATACGGGCGATCAGCAGCTCACGGACGAAGGAGACCCGACCGGTCAGTGCCGTGTCGACCAGATGCGCGAGGACATCGTGGATATCCCATCCCGGGCATAGTGAGGAGACGCACCACTGTTCGTCGCGCAGCTCAGAAAGATCAGCCGAGAGCTGCCGCCTTTCGGAATGCACAGTTCGCCAGATCGCTGCCGCGGACTTGTGCATGTCGGCTCCTTGTCGGAGTTAGGTAGATCACCGCTCCTTGGCACTCTAATACTGAAGCGGCCTGCCGAGGAAGGCATGTCTCGCCGGCACTCCCCCATCCAGACTTCGTGACAACCCCGGTGTGCAACAGGCATGCATGAGCTTCACGCTCCCCCACAGCCAGCTGTCCTTGCCGCTCTGCTCCTTGATCTCCCGGATGGTGCCGTCCGAACATGCTGGGGTTGTTGAGCTTCTCGCCGTAGTCTGTCCTCTGCTCCATGGCCGATAGACGACGAAGGCCGGGCCGGTGGCCTCCCCCAACAGCTCAGTGACCGTGTGGTATTCGGCCGTGTTTTTGCTACGCTCCACGTTCGCTTCCGCGGCATCCGCGCGGTGTAGGAGGCACTTGATTGTGTGGACCGCTGATCGGAAGGACGCAATTGCCCGCCTCAGAGCTGTCCGTCGTAGCTTTCACGCAGGGCCAGCGCGGTGAACTTCCAGCCCTCGATAATCCGTACCAAATCGTTCCTGGTAGCCGACCTGCCCATCTCGTTGATCAGCTCCACTTCAGCCTCCATGAAAACGGCCATCCCGTCGGCATAGGCGATCAGCTCCCGGATTTTTTCCTGTGGCAGAGAAGGTGGCTCGGGCGGCCGAGGCATCTCGATCATGCTCGCCATCTTGCCAGATGCGCTGTCGAAAGATCAGGTTCTTTGCCAGATCGTAACCGAGCCCGGCCAGGCCAGATCATCGGCGTCCGGTCTTGGATGGCGCTCATGGTCTGCGTCGCATCGTGGATGCACCGCGCCCTATCATTCCGCGACGCGCAAGCCGTAGACTGGGCGGTGTCGCGGGCAATGACGCCGGCCATCATTCTCTCCGCCACCTGTTGACAGACAATCGGCGGTCGGCCCTCCCCCACGAGCCCGTCGCTTCGGACGAAGGAGTCCTCGTGAACGCCAGATCGACAGACACCGGCCGCATGACCCCTCAACAGCGCAGGGTAGCAGGGGCTACTATGATCGGCACGACGGTGGAGTGGTACGACTACTTCATCTACGCCAACGCCGCCGCCCTGGTCCTCGCCCCGCTGTTCTTCTCCCCGCTGCAGGGGACCATGGCTTCGATCGTCTCATTCGCCACCGTCGGCATCAGCTTCCTGTTCCGCCCCCTGGGAGCCGTCATCATGGGCAGGGTGGGCGACCGGTATGGCCGCCGGGTAGTGCTGATCATCACCTTGATCCTCATGGGTCTAGGTACCACCCTCATCGGCGTCCTGCCTACGTACGCCACAATCGGGGTCTGGGCCCCGATCCTGCTGGTGTTCCTGCGCATCGTCCAGGGATTCTCCGCCGGCGGAGAATGGGGCGGGGCAGCGCTGATGGCTGTCGAACACGCCCCGGCCGAACACCGCGGCAAGTTCGGCGCCTTTCCGCAGCTGGGAGTTCCCGCCGGGATGCTTCTGGCCTCCGGGGTCACAGCCGTCTTCGCCGCCACGCTTACCGACGAGCAGTTCCTGGCCTGGGGCTGGCGGGTGCCATTCCTGCTGAGCTTCGTTCTGATCCTGATCGGCCACTACATCCGCACACGGGTCGAGGAGTCACCGGTATTCCATGAGCTGGAGGCCACGAAACAGACTGAGACCGCGCCGCTGTCCACTCTCTTCCGCCACCACCCAAAAAAGGTTATCCAGGCCACGCTCATCTTCATGGGCAATAACGCTGCCGGCTACATGCTCACCGGCGGCTTCATCCTGGGCTACGCCACCAGACAGCTGGACTTGAACGCCGATGCCATCCTCAACATCATCACCCTCGGTTCGGTGGCCTGGCTGATCTCGACCTGGGTCTCCGCGGTACTCTCCGACCGCATCGGCCGCCGCAAAATGTACATCATAGGATGGGCGTGCATGCTCGCCTGGCTATACCCGCTCTTCCTGCTCATCGACACCGCCGAGATGATCCTCGTCGTCGTCGCCTTGGTGGTTTTCGGCGCGGTCATGGGGCTGTCGTACGGACCGCTGCCGGCCCTGTACGCCGAGCTGTTCCCGGCCCGGATCCGACTCAGCGGCGCCTCCATCAGCTACGCGATGGGTGCAGTGCTCGGCGGGGCCTTCGCCCCCACGATCGCCACCGCACTGGTGGGTACGTTCAACACCACCGTCGCCGTCTCGACGTACCTATTCCTGCTCGTGGCGGCCTCGCTGATCGCCACCCTGACGCTGAAGGACCGCACTGGGTCCAACCTCTACCCGCCGGACAGCAAACTGCAGCCGCTGGAGGACGACGAAACCCCTGGCCCCACCCTCAACCTCTAACTATCCACGTCGCCGCGGCCCCGCACCGCCCTTCGAGGGCGCCCGGTCAGATCCGTCCGGCATCGTCTGCTCTCATTGAGGCGACTGCCCCGGCACCCCCTCTGTTGATTGCCTCTCCCCGAAAGGCGTACTCGTTTCGTCCACATGCTGTTTGAGCGTCTGCAGGTGATACGCCCAACCCGCACGATGATCGGCCGCAAGTGACTCTCCATCAGAGAGTGCAGCGAACCCTGATTCACTGAGGCAGATTCGTGCGCCCGTCCCGTCTGCGTCAAAGGTGCATTCGACAGTGGTCGGACGCTCCCATTCGCTCTCACGCCACGAGAAGACAAGCCGGCGCCCCTCCACCACGTCTTCGACCACTCCGGTGGCCTGGAACGAAACGCCGTCCAGCTCCCAGTGCTCCGTCAGTAGCGAGCCCGCAACGGGCCAGAAGTCCATCTCCGGCCACCATTGGCCTTTTTCGTGGACGAACACTGTCCACGCATGGGCAACCGAGCAGCTAAGTGACACTTCTGCCTGAATTCGGTCGACGGCGGCCATGTGCCTGTTATGCCATACGTCCGGTTCAACCGCAATGGCACCGATCCCCGCCCGTCGCTACCAGCCCCACAAACAGCGACGGCGCGAAGCAGCCTCGCGCCTCCTACCGGAGCAATACGGCGACTCCGCTGGCAGCCGCGGCCCACAGCACGCTGGCAAAGGTTCCCAGAATAAACCGCTCTGCAGCGCCGGCCTGACCGAGTTCGGAGTAGCGGCCGAGACCTTTCACAGCCAGTACTACAGCCAGTCCCTCCGGCCAACCAGCCAGCAGGGTAACGGCGATGCCTGTCCGCTCCAGTACGCCGATCCAAGCACCCCCTCGAAGGACAGGCTCCTTCTCAGCTTTCTCCCGGTTCTCCGGGTGTAAGGCATTGAAGGACAGGGTGAGGATACTGACAGTCAGCGGCCCGCCGCCCAGCGCGGCGGCGGCCACGGCAAATGCATAGACACCGGCTCCCAGGCCGCCCTCGCTGATACTCGCCAGCAACGCCGCTACCCCCAGCCAGACAAGCGAAATGGCACTAAGCGAATACAATCGGGCGTTCCCATGGCCGCGGAAGCGCTCCCCATACATCGGTACCGTAATGAGGGCAGCCAGACACAGCAGAATCAGACTGACGAGACTCACAGATCCGCACCTTCCAGGAGGGATTCCGCGACCCCACGGACCCTTCTCGATTCCTGCCACAGCCCGCTCTGAAGTCTGCTGGAGACGGCCTGCTGGCTGATCCCAAGCTGCCGGGCAATCTGCTGCTGTGTTAGGCCTTGGTCGCTGAGAATGCCCGCCTCGACTGACATGGCACTGCGCTTCCGCGCTACGGAGACCAGCAACTGCAGTAACGCTTCCGCTTGTGCAGCCATGTGACTCTGACCCGAAACGGCGATATTCCCGGAGGCATTCTTGGCAGCCGTCACTGCCGTGCGGGCCCGCTCGAATGCCTCCCCTGAAGCAGCCCGAGTATTATCAGGCAAAGGCTTGCGCACTTCCCCGATGCCGATGCCAACGCTCCACTGCCCGCTGACGGCCAACTCCATCGCAATGCTCAACGTGACGGAAGCATCATCGATAAGACTCTGCATCTCATCCCCCGCGGTTCGGTCGAACGGGAGAACTAACGGCCGCAGGGCGTCCTTGTTTAGCTCATCCATGACGGGACCCACGAGGTCCTCCCGCGTCCTGGACTTACGTTGATCAACGGTGAGGACGTACATGACAAAACCATATCCTTGTGGGCATACCAACAATGCTACAAGCTTGTTTGAGCGCTAACAAGCTCAGACTGCCTGATGGCTTACCAAGCTAATGGTGTTGCCCTCGGAGTCCTTGACGAAAGCCATCCATTCGTCGCTGCCGGCAGGACCCAGCGTCCCGTCGTCATGGTGGAAGATCAGCTGCGGCTCCGCCACGACTTCAACCCCGGCGTCCTTCAGCCTTGCAATCTCTGAGCGGACGTCAGGCACCTGCAAATAGATGAGGGCGGAAGGTGCTTCCCGTTCCAAGAGCAACCTCACGCCGTCGAGCATGAAAAAGACCAGCCCCGGCGGGTCATAAACGGCTGCCGCTTCCTGCCGCAGCAAGTCCTCGTAGAAAATTCTGGCCCGGTTGAGGTCTGAGGCACGTTGGGCAATCTGCGTGATTTTCACCATTCCTCCGAGTGCTCCATACGCCCCCGACCATTGCCAGAAAGTGCCGCGGTGGAACGTAGGCTTGAGTCGTGAAGACTTCTGCAATCGCTCCCCGGCAGTCTACGGCCAGCATAGTCCTCGCCTTCGCGGGAGACATCGCGTGCATCGTCCTTTTTGCAGCGATCGGACGCGACACGCACGAACACGGCCTGGACGTATCGGGAATCCTCTTGACCGCCGCGCCGTTTGCCGGCGGCGCTGCCATCGGCTGGCTGCTTGGCCGGGTCTGGCGCAGACCACTGGCCCTTTGGCCTGCCGCCGTCGTTGTTTGGCTCTCCACTGTCGTTTTCGGACTGCTGCTGCGCGGACTTGCCGGCG
Encoded proteins:
- a CDS encoding maleylpyruvate isomerase family mycothiol-dependent enzyme, whose amino-acid sequence is MHKSAAAIWRTVHSERRQLSADLSELRDEQWCVSSLCPGWDIHDVLAHLVDTALTGRVSFVRELLIARMDFDLANVNGIAREQRQNPQDTLGALQAATDLRRTPPANLATRLVEAIVHGEDIRRPLGIAGCYPEPAVAQALAYQLRTPVSFGGGRERVAGLRLIDSKTGVSWGQGDEVEADSIDLLLAVSGRVVSQEKFKGAGASRLFEAAASTSTHEPGHP
- a CDS encoding MFS transporter, whose amino-acid sequence is MTPQQRRVAGATMIGTTVEWYDYFIYANAAALVLAPLFFSPLQGTMASIVSFATVGISFLFRPLGAVIMGRVGDRYGRRVVLIITLILMGLGTTLIGVLPTYATIGVWAPILLVFLRIVQGFSAGGEWGGAALMAVEHAPAEHRGKFGAFPQLGVPAGMLLASGVTAVFAATLTDEQFLAWGWRVPFLLSFVLILIGHYIRTRVEESPVFHELEATKQTETAPLSTLFRHHPKKVIQATLIFMGNNAAGYMLTGGFILGYATRQLDLNADAILNIITLGSVAWLISTWVSAVLSDRIGRRKMYIIGWACMLAWLYPLFLLIDTAEMILVVVALVVFGAVMGLSYGPLPALYAELFPARIRLSGASISYAMGAVLGGAFAPTIATALVGTFNTTVAVSTYLFLLVAASLIATLTLKDRTGSNLYPPDSKLQPLEDDETPGPTLNL
- a CDS encoding SRPBCC family protein, which encodes MAAVDRIQAEVSLSCSVAHAWTVFVHEKGQWWPEMDFWPVAGSLLTEHWELDGVSFQATGVVEDVVEGRRLVFSWRESEWERPTTVECTFDADGTGARICLSESGFAALSDGESLAADHRAGWAYHLQTLKQHVDETSTPFGERQSTEGVPGQSPQ
- a CDS encoding SatD family protein, producing MYVLTVDQRKSRTREDLVGPVMDELNKDALRPLVLPFDRTAGDEMQSLIDDASVTLSIAMELAVSGQWSVGIGIGEVRKPLPDNTRAASGEAFERARTAVTAAKNASGNIAVSGQSHMAAQAEALLQLLVSVARKRSAMSVEAGILSDQGLTQQQIARQLGISQQAVSSRLQSGLWQESRRVRGVAESLLEGADL
- a CDS encoding VOC family protein translates to MKITQIAQRASDLNRARIFYEDLLRQEAAAVYDPPGLVFFMLDGVRLLLEREAPSALIYLQVPDVRSEIARLKDAGVEVVAEPQLIFHHDDGTLGPAGSDEWMAFVKDSEGNTISLVSHQAV
- a CDS encoding DUF3054 domain-containing protein, with translation MKTSAIAPRQSTASIVLAFAGDIACIVLFAAIGRDTHEHGLDVSGILLTAAPFAGGAAIGWLLGRVWRRPLALWPAAVVVWLSTVVFGLLLRGLAGGGLAVSFQIVTLLVLGAFVVGWRLVAALVMKIRKSRTLA